From Alcaligenes faecalis, the proteins below share one genomic window:
- the motB gene encoding flagellar motor protein MotB, with product MSNHKDRVVIRRKKTAHAEHHGGSWKIAYADFMTAMMAFFLVMWILSLVPKQDLKEIADYFRMPLMDAVSGGYQADYSRSVIPGGQPSLVPNPHPGTNNSQAADDRQDVERLEDLKSALEELIRIDPVLQEFRPQLLLDMTQDGLRIQIIDRQSRPMFSTGSAQVQIYMRAILRSLSAPLNEMPNRILISGHTDSLQYASGERLYSNWELSADRANAARQELVAGGLAEAKVKQVVGLADSVSLVKDNPAAAVNRRISLLVLNSRAERRMDEQAASGSEEFDLREAMQETEGPISIHIPGLPEMPSALPVVP from the coding sequence ATGAGCAATCATAAAGATCGCGTGGTCATCCGTCGCAAGAAGACGGCCCATGCCGAGCATCATGGTGGTAGCTGGAAAATTGCCTACGCTGACTTCATGACGGCGATGATGGCTTTTTTCCTGGTGATGTGGATTCTTTCCCTGGTTCCCAAGCAGGACTTGAAGGAAATTGCCGACTACTTTCGCATGCCCTTGATGGATGCCGTTTCTGGCGGCTATCAGGCGGATTATTCGCGCAGCGTCATTCCCGGTGGCCAGCCCAGCCTGGTTCCCAATCCCCACCCCGGCACGAACAACAGCCAGGCGGCCGACGATCGCCAGGATGTGGAGCGCCTGGAAGATTTGAAATCGGCCCTGGAAGAGCTGATCCGCATTGACCCCGTCCTGCAAGAGTTCCGTCCGCAATTGTTGCTGGATATGACCCAGGATGGTTTGCGCATTCAGATTATTGATCGTCAAAGCCGCCCCATGTTCTCCACCGGCAGCGCGCAGGTGCAGATTTACATGCGAGCCATTTTGCGTTCGCTCAGCGCTCCCCTGAACGAGATGCCGAATCGGATTCTGATCTCCGGACATACCGATTCACTGCAATACGCCAGTGGCGAGCGCCTGTACAGTAACTGGGAGCTGTCTGCCGACCGAGCCAACGCGGCCCGACAGGAGCTGGTGGCCGGTGGCCTGGCCGAGGCCAAAGTCAAGCAGGTCGTGGGTTTGGCCGATAGTGTAAGCCTGGTTAAAGATAACCCCGCGGCAGCCGTAAATCGACGTATCAGCCTGCTCGTGCTCAATAGCCGGGCGGAACGACGCATGGACGAGCAAGCCGCAAGCGGTTCGGAAGAATTTGATTTGCGCGAAGCCATGCAGGAGACCGAGGGGCCAATCAGTATTCATATTCCTGGTCTGCCTGAAATGCCTTCTGCCTTGCCAGTAGTGCCTTGA
- the cheA gene encoding chemotaxis protein CheA — MSSGVDLSQFYETFFDEADELLADMERLLLELDLDEPDRDQLNAIFRAAHSIKGGAGTFGCFGQLAETTHLLENLLDLVRNGEMQLRKDMIDLFLETKDVLTGQVNAYREEQEPDEEAYTRICAQLRQLALEQKGILATDTKGTEAILQAEPEPEPEPAANTDGLPLWVSMGPVSDKDAEALQQEMELMGTIVHQTREGNRLDIWVETTGSADDILAVCCFILNADQVSVEPAAAPGQAAAPAAAAAASASVPAAVAAEPAAPVAAPAPATAPVAAEPEKTEAPAPAAAPKAADKPAKAAAPKESGTIRVGVEKVDQIINLVGELVITQAMLVQTASTLDPVVHDRLLNGIEQLERNARDLQESVMSIRMMPMDYVFSRFPRVVRESAARMNKKIRLVTKGQATELDKSLIERIIDPLTHLVRNSIDHGIEMPEDRLAAGKEEEGVLTLSAQHQGGHIIIEVVDDGAGLNRERILKKAMSSGLPVTESMPDDEVWQLIFAPGFSTADKVTEISGRGVGMDVVRRNIQSMGGHVQLYSRAGKGTTTRIVLPLTLAILDGMSVQVGNEVFILPLAHVTESMQPTEEQLRSVTDTDHVMFVRGEYLPLISLRDIFSVEGAETDVTRAIAVILQAEDMRFALLVDHLIGQHQVVVKNLEANYRKIPGISAATILGDGSVALIVDVFALQRLARDPASTWA; from the coding sequence ATGAGCTCCGGCGTGGATCTGAGTCAGTTTTACGAAACCTTTTTCGATGAAGCCGATGAGTTGCTGGCGGACATGGAGCGCTTGCTGCTGGAGCTGGATCTGGACGAGCCTGACCGCGATCAGCTCAATGCCATCTTTCGGGCCGCACACTCGATCAAGGGCGGCGCAGGCACGTTTGGTTGCTTCGGTCAGTTGGCTGAAACCACACACTTACTCGAAAATCTGCTCGATCTGGTCCGTAATGGCGAGATGCAATTGCGCAAGGACATGATTGACCTCTTTCTGGAAACCAAGGACGTGCTAACCGGACAAGTCAATGCCTACCGCGAGGAACAGGAGCCCGACGAGGAAGCCTACACCCGCATCTGCGCGCAACTGAGGCAATTGGCCCTGGAACAAAAGGGCATTCTGGCAACCGACACGAAAGGAACCGAAGCGATCCTGCAAGCCGAACCGGAACCCGAGCCGGAACCGGCTGCCAACACGGATGGCTTGCCACTGTGGGTGTCCATGGGGCCGGTGTCGGATAAGGATGCCGAGGCGCTGCAACAAGAAATGGAGTTGATGGGCACCATCGTCCATCAAACTCGCGAAGGTAATCGCCTGGATATCTGGGTGGAAACCACGGGTTCGGCTGACGATATTCTGGCCGTGTGCTGCTTTATTCTGAATGCCGATCAGGTGTCGGTAGAACCGGCCGCAGCCCCAGGGCAAGCGGCGGCTCCAGCCGCTGCCGCAGCAGCCTCGGCCTCAGTTCCCGCCGCAGTGGCTGCCGAGCCTGCAGCCCCCGTCGCTGCTCCGGCTCCCGCAACGGCCCCTGTTGCCGCTGAACCAGAAAAAACCGAAGCGCCTGCGCCTGCTGCCGCTCCCAAAGCCGCCGACAAACCGGCCAAGGCCGCCGCTCCCAAAGAGTCCGGCACGATCCGTGTGGGCGTGGAGAAAGTCGACCAGATCATCAATCTGGTGGGCGAGCTGGTCATTACACAAGCCATGCTGGTGCAAACGGCCTCGACACTGGACCCTGTGGTACACGATCGCTTGCTGAACGGCATTGAGCAGCTGGAGCGCAATGCGCGCGACCTGCAAGAGTCCGTAATGTCCATCCGCATGATGCCGATGGATTACGTGTTCAGCCGCTTCCCGCGTGTGGTGCGTGAAAGCGCCGCGCGCATGAACAAGAAGATTCGTCTGGTCACCAAAGGGCAGGCCACCGAACTGGACAAGAGCCTGATCGAACGCATTATTGATCCGCTCACTCACCTGGTGCGCAACAGTATCGACCACGGCATTGAAATGCCCGAGGATCGTCTGGCAGCGGGCAAGGAAGAAGAGGGTGTGCTGACCTTGTCGGCCCAGCATCAGGGTGGCCACATCATTATTGAAGTGGTGGATGATGGTGCCGGCCTGAACCGCGAACGTATTCTGAAGAAAGCCATGTCCTCGGGCCTGCCGGTGACCGAGAGCATGCCGGACGACGAAGTTTGGCAGTTGATCTTTGCCCCCGGCTTTTCCACCGCCGACAAGGTTACGGAAATTTCCGGGCGCGGTGTGGGCATGGACGTGGTGCGACGCAATATTCAAAGCATGGGCGGCCACGTGCAGCTGTACTCGCGTGCGGGCAAGGGAACAACCACCCGTATTGTTCTGCCGCTGACGCTGGCGATTCTGGACGGCATGTCGGTCCAGGTGGGCAATGAGGTGTTCATCCTGCCGCTGGCTCACGTAACCGAATCCATGCAGCCTACTGAAGAGCAGTTGCGCAGCGTAACCGATACCGATCACGTCATGTTTGTGCGTGGCGAGTATCTGCCCCTGATTTCCCTGCGTGACATCTTCTCGGTTGAAGGGGCCGAGACCGATGTGACTCGCGCGATTGCCGTTATCTTGCAGGCCGAAGACATGCGCTTTGCCTTGCTGGTCGATCACCTGATCGGTCAGCATCAAGTCGTGGTCAAGAACCTGGAAGCCAACTATAGAAAAATTCCGGGTATTTCCGCTGCCACCATTTTGGGCGATGGCAGCGTAGCCCTGATTGTTGATGTTTTTGCCTTGCAACGTCTGGCGCGGGACCCCGCCTCGACGTGGGCCTGA
- a CDS encoding chemotaxis protein CheW — protein MSNDFTSHSEAAEAGGKEYLVFTLGDQEYGIDILKVQEIRGYDSQTVTRIANVPNFIKGVTNLRGVIVPIADLRVRFNMERVEYDHQTVVVILNLHDRVVGVVVDGVSDVLVLQSSQISAAPSFGTAFSTEYLTGIGTLGERMLILVDIEKLMTSEEMALVDSAVA, from the coding sequence ATGTCCAACGACTTTACTTCCCACTCCGAAGCTGCCGAGGCTGGCGGCAAGGAGTATCTGGTATTTACTCTGGGCGACCAGGAATACGGCATCGATATTCTGAAAGTTCAGGAGATCCGAGGCTACGACTCCCAGACCGTAACGCGTATTGCCAACGTGCCCAACTTCATCAAGGGTGTCACCAATCTGCGCGGTGTGATTGTGCCTATCGCCGACTTGCGGGTGCGCTTCAACATGGAGCGGGTGGAGTATGACCACCAGACCGTGGTGGTGATTCTGAATCTGCACGACCGCGTAGTGGGTGTGGTGGTGGATGGTGTATCGGACGTGCTGGTTTTGCAGTCGTCCCAGATCAGTGCCGCCCCCAGCTTTGGCACCGCTTTCTCGACCGAGTACCTGACCGGGATCGGCACGCTGGGTGAACGCATGCTGATTTTGGTGGATATTGAAAAATTGATGACCAGTGAAGAGATGGCGCTGGTCGATAGCGCAGTGGCCTGA